A region from the Cyprinus carpio isolate SPL01 chromosome A8, ASM1834038v1, whole genome shotgun sequence genome encodes:
- the aplnra gene encoding apelin receptor A yields MEPTPEYIDSYDYYEDNETACDYSEWEPSYSLIPVLYMLIFILGLSGNGVVIFTVWRAKSKRRAADVYIGNLALADLTFVITLPLWAVYTALGYHWPFGVALCKISSYVVLVNMYASVFCLTCLSFDRYLAIVHSLSSGRLRSRATMLASLGAIWLLSCLLAVPTLLFRTTVNDAGNNRTTCAMDFSLVTLNQHHESLWIAGLSLSSSALGFLLPFLAMTVCYCFIGCTVTRHFSHLRKEDQKKRRLLKIITTLVVVFAFCWTPFHVLKSMDALSYLDLAPTSCGFLNFLLLAHPYATCLAYVNSCLNPFLYAFFDLRFRSQCLCLLNLKKAMHGHMSSMSSTLSAQTQKSEVQSLATKV; encoded by the coding sequence ATGGAGCCAACGCCGGAATACATTGACTCGTATGACTACTATGAAGATAACGAGACTGCGTGCGATTACTCGGAGTGGGAGCCGTCTTATTCTCTCATTCccgtgctgtacatgctcattttCATCCTCGGGCTCTCCGGGAACGGCGTGGTTATCTTCACTGTCTGGCGCGCGAAATCCAAACGGCGCGCGGCAGACGTTTACATCGGTAACCTGGCGCTCGCGGACCTGACGTTCGTCATCACGCTGCCGCTGTGGGCTGTGTACACCGCGCTGGGGTACCACTGGCCGTTCGGCGTGGCTCTCTGCAAGATCAGCAGTTATGTGGTGCTTGTCAACATGTACGCAAGCGTCTTCTGTCTGACTTGTCTGAGTTTTGACCGCTACCTTGCCATCGTCCACTCTCTGTCCAGCGGGCGGCTCCGGTCCCGCGCCACCATGCTGGCGTCGCTGGGTGCCATCTGGCTCCTCTCGTGCCTGCTGGCCGTGCCAACTCTCCTGTTCCGCACTACGGTGAATGACGCCGGGAACAACCGCACCACCTGTGCGATGGACTTCAGTCTGGTCACTCTTAATCAGCATCACGAATCTCTTTGGATTGCAGGTCTGAGCCTTTCGTCCTCCGCTCTTGGTTTTCTCCTGCCTTTCTTGGCAATGACGGTCTGCTACTGCTTCATCGGCTGCACGGTCACCCGGCATTTCAGCCACCTGCGCAAGGAAGACCAGAAGAAGCGTCGTCTCCTGAAGATCATCACTACCTTGGTGGTGGTTTTTGCGTTCTGCTGGACGCCTTTCCATGTGCTGAAGAGCATGGATGCGCTGTCATACCTAGACCTGGCGCCCACCTCGTGCGGCTTCCTAAACTTTCTGCTTCTGGCTCATCCGTATGCCACGTGCCTGGCGTACGTTAACAGCTGCCTCAACCCGTTCCTCTATGCGTTCTTTGACCTGCGCTTCCGCTCGCAGTGCCTGTGTCTGCTGAACCTGAAGAAGGCCATGCATGGGCACATGAGCTCCATGTCTTCAACCCTCAGCGCCCAGACTCAGAAGTCGGAGGTGCAGTCGCTGGCCACCAAAGTGTGA